A single Calidifontibacter indicus DNA region contains:
- a CDS encoding ATP-dependent DNA helicase: protein MVELIRHAPDDVPAPVLDASQQAAVESSAACRLVLGAPGTGKSLVAVEAVVAAHEAGLDPDACVILSPTRVRAAALRDRAAARLAATASAPLARTPQALGFGILRRIAALEGREAPRLLTGPEQDVILRELLAGHASGEVPGPRWPDFITAALETRGFRHELRDLLMRAVEWGVDADRLRLLGEEHERSEWIAAAAVLDEYDQVTALSRPGAYDPAWIIGGAADLLEARPEELAALHDELRLIVVDDAQELTRAGARLVRLLAGPNTRLMLIGDPDAAVQTFRGADPRLFVDLADAASAQRHVLGIAHRTPRLVREAAERVTARIGATAGSEHRRPTPSARDGRVRVAMLRAVSQESAHIAAELRRAHLEHHVPWSQMTVITRGQSRISALRRVLQTSGVPVAVPPTVLALRDEPAVRPLLRLFEVAGERAADRPASWSADEVVDVLSSPLVQADSLTIRRLRRVLRAAELAAGGDRSSDELLLEAVHHPEFLGDLGPEVAPLLRIAGMLRAGVAAWLAPGASAESVLWQMWNAAGVAAGWSRQAMAGGAAGARADHDLDAVVALFGAATAYVDRLPGAAPGGFLEHVREQEVAGDRLTSSAPADDAVALLTTQAAAGREWQFVVLAGVQEGVWPDLRLRGSLLGSEALVDALTGRPDDLRSQAAAVRYDETRQFLVALTRASEQVLITAVRSDEEQPSAYLDLVDPVDEIEGRRYTDVGRGLTLRTMVAELRRELVPSQVTPADALDPQAAAGLLAELARRDVAGADLDQWWAFHDLTSTTPVRRSDQAVRVSPSKVASFNTCGLNWFLTSRGGDGPDVGAANIGTLVHEIAAEFADKDPDRMQQALVDRWGRLGLGDSWVGRKQFELATAMLARVRRYVAEAASGGWQVLGIEQDFSVADGRVELGGQVDRIERHETLGVRIIDLKTGSSTPTNAELAEHPQLGAYQWAVDHGAFGDGEHSAGAALLQVGKGSGKPVDRDDYKLQSQQPLADSDDPQWADELLHRTAEGMGAAQFLATPGQHCNTCPVRSACPVLTEGESF from the coding sequence TTGGTGTTGGGTGCCCCCGGCACCGGCAAGAGTCTCGTCGCGGTGGAGGCTGTGGTGGCGGCGCACGAGGCCGGCCTCGATCCCGATGCCTGCGTCATCCTGTCGCCGACCCGGGTGCGTGCCGCCGCGTTGCGCGACCGGGCGGCCGCGCGGTTGGCCGCCACCGCGAGCGCGCCGCTCGCGCGCACCCCGCAGGCGTTGGGTTTCGGCATCCTGCGGCGCATCGCCGCGCTGGAAGGGCGCGAAGCCCCCCGTCTGCTCACCGGCCCCGAGCAAGACGTCATCCTGCGGGAGTTGCTCGCCGGTCATGCCTCCGGTGAGGTGCCGGGTCCGCGTTGGCCCGACTTCATCACGGCGGCCCTGGAGACCCGCGGCTTCCGGCACGAGCTGCGCGATCTGCTGATGCGGGCCGTCGAATGGGGCGTCGACGCCGATCGGTTGCGGCTGCTCGGTGAAGAGCACGAACGGTCGGAGTGGATCGCCGCGGCGGCAGTGCTCGACGAATACGACCAGGTGACAGCGCTTTCCCGGCCCGGTGCCTACGACCCGGCCTGGATCATCGGCGGTGCCGCCGACCTGCTGGAGGCTCGCCCCGAGGAGCTCGCGGCGCTGCACGACGAGTTGCGGCTCATCGTGGTCGACGACGCACAGGAGCTCACCCGGGCCGGGGCACGTCTCGTGCGGCTGCTCGCGGGGCCGAACACGCGGCTCATGCTGATCGGCGACCCCGACGCCGCCGTGCAGACCTTCCGGGGCGCCGATCCGCGGTTGTTCGTCGACCTCGCCGACGCGGCCTCCGCCCAGCGACACGTCCTGGGCATCGCCCACCGCACCCCGCGGCTGGTGCGCGAGGCCGCCGAGCGGGTCACGGCCCGCATCGGCGCAACCGCCGGCAGCGAGCACCGCCGGCCGACGCCGTCCGCCCGCGACGGACGGGTGCGGGTGGCGATGCTGCGCGCGGTCAGCCAGGAGTCGGCGCATATCGCCGCCGAGCTGCGCCGGGCCCACCTCGAGCATCACGTTCCGTGGTCGCAGATGACGGTGATCACCCGTGGCCAGTCGCGCATCTCGGCCCTGCGTCGCGTGCTGCAGACATCCGGTGTGCCGGTCGCGGTGCCGCCGACGGTGCTCGCGCTGCGTGACGAGCCGGCCGTGCGACCGTTGCTGCGATTGTTCGAGGTGGCGGGCGAGCGCGCGGCCGACCGCCCCGCGAGCTGGTCCGCCGACGAGGTCGTCGACGTGCTGAGTTCCCCACTGGTGCAAGCCGATTCGCTGACGATCCGTCGACTGCGTCGGGTGCTGAGGGCGGCCGAGCTGGCCGCCGGCGGCGATCGCTCCAGTGACGAACTCCTGCTCGAGGCGGTGCACCATCCCGAGTTTCTCGGCGACCTCGGGCCCGAGGTGGCGCCGTTGCTGCGCATCGCGGGCATGCTGCGCGCCGGCGTGGCGGCCTGGCTGGCTCCCGGCGCGAGCGCGGAGTCGGTGCTCTGGCAGATGTGGAACGCCGCCGGTGTCGCCGCCGGGTGGTCGCGGCAGGCGATGGCCGGGGGAGCCGCGGGCGCCCGCGCCGACCACGATCTCGACGCAGTCGTCGCGCTCTTCGGCGCGGCCACCGCCTACGTCGACCGGCTGCCGGGGGCCGCGCCGGGAGGTTTCCTCGAGCACGTCCGCGAGCAGGAGGTGGCCGGCGACCGGCTGACCTCGTCGGCTCCGGCCGACGACGCCGTCGCCCTGCTCACCACGCAGGCTGCCGCCGGTCGGGAGTGGCAGTTCGTGGTGCTCGCCGGGGTGCAGGAAGGCGTGTGGCCCGATCTGCGGCTGCGTGGATCGCTGCTCGGATCGGAGGCCCTGGTCGACGCACTCACCGGCCGCCCCGACGACCTGCGGTCGCAGGCGGCGGCGGTGCGCTACGACGAGACCCGGCAGTTCCTGGTGGCGCTCACCAGGGCGAGCGAGCAGGTGCTGATCACCGCCGTCCGATCCGACGAGGAGCAACCCAGCGCCTACCTCGACCTGGTCGATCCGGTCGACGAGATCGAGGGCCGCCGCTACACCGACGTGGGCCGCGGGCTCACCCTGCGCACGATGGTCGCCGAGTTGCGGCGCGAGCTCGTGCCATCGCAGGTCACGCCCGCCGATGCACTCGATCCGCAGGCAGCGGCCGGCCTGCTCGCCGAACTCGCCCGGCGCGACGTCGCCGGCGCCGACCTCGACCAGTGGTGGGCGTTCCACGACCTCACCTCGACCACGCCGGTGCGGCGCAGCGACCAGGCCGTGCGGGTGTCACCCTCGAAAGTCGCCTCGTTCAACACCTGCGGGCTCAACTGGTTCCTCACCTCGCGTGGCGGCGATGGTCCCGACGTCGGAGCCGCCAATATCGGCACGCTCGTGCACGAGATCGCCGCGGAGTTCGCCGACAAAGACCCCGACCGGATGCAGCAGGCGCTCGTCGACCGGTGGGGACGCCTCGGCCTGGGTGACTCCTGGGTCGGACGCAAACAGTTCGAGCTCGCGACCGCCATGCTCGCGCGGGTGCGCCGCTATGTCGCCGAGGCGGCGTCCGGCGGCTGGCAGGTCTTGGGCATCGAACAAGACTTCTCGGTGGCCGACGGACGCGTCGAGCTCGGCGGGCAGGTCGACCGGATCGAGCGGCACGAGACGCTCGGGGTGCGGATCATCGACCTGAAGACCGGCAGCTCCACCCCGACGAACGCCGAACTCGCCGAGCACCCTCAGCTCGGCGCCTACCAGTGGGCGGTCGACCACGGCGCTTTCGGCGACGGCGAGCACAGTGCCGGTGCTGCGCTGTTGCAGGTGGGCAAGGGCTCGGGCAAGCCCGTCGACCGCGACGACTACAAGCTGCAGTCCCAGCAACCGCTGGCCGACTCCGACGATCCGCAGTGGGCCGACGAGTTGCTGCATCGCACCGCCGAGGGCATGGGCGCAGCGCAGTTCCTCGCCACCCCCGGCCAGCACTGCAACACCTGCCCGGTGCGGTCGGCCTGCCCGGTGCTCACGGAAGGGGAGTCTTTCTAG